The sequence below is a genomic window from Bos taurus isolate L1 Dominette 01449 registration number 42190680 breed Hereford chromosome 7, ARS-UCD2.0, whole genome shotgun sequence.
gaaaactcagcagtggccacaggactggaaaaggcagttgtcattccaatctcaaaggcaatgccaaagaatgttcaaactactgcacaattgcactcatctcacatgctagcaaagtaatgctcaaaattctccaaactaggcttcaacagtacgtgatgtgaactgagaacttccaaatgttcaagctggttttagaaaaggcagaggaaccagagatcaaattgccaacatccaatgaatcatggaaagagcaagagagttccagaaaaacatctgctttattgactatgccaaagcctttgtataGATCACAACGAACTCTGGataactcttaaagagatgggaataccagaccaccttacctgcctcctaagaaatctgtatacaggtcaagaagcaacagttagaactgacatggaacaatggactggttcaaaattgggaaaagagtatatcaaggctgtatattgtcgccctgcttatttaacttatatgcagagtacgtcatgtgaaatcccgggctggataaagcacaagccagaatcaagattgctgggagaaatatcaataacctcaaatatgcagatgacaccacccttatggcagaaagtgaagaggaactaaagagcctcttgacgaaagcaaagaggagagtgaaaaagctggcctaaaactcaacatccaaaaaatgaagatcatgccatctggtcccatcacttcatggcaaatagatggggaaacaatggaaacaatgagagactttaatttcttgggatccaaaatcactgcagatggtgactgaagccatgaaagtaaaagatgtttgctccttggaagaaaagctatgaccaacctagacagcatataaaaaagctgagacgttactttgccaacaaaggtccatccagtcaaagctatggtttttccagtagtcatgtatggatgtgagtcaTGTAtggagctggaccataaagaaagctgagtgccaaagaactgatgctttataactgtggtgttggagaagactcttgagagtcccttggtcaatcctaaaggaaatcatcctaaatattcaatggaaggaataatgctgaagctgaagctgaagctccaatactttggccacatgatgagaaaaactgattcactggaaaagaccctgaggctgggaaagattgaaggcaggaggagaaaggggacaacagaggatgagatggttggatgccatcactgactcaatggacatgggtttgagcatgctctgggagttggtgatgtactgggaagcctggtgtgctgcagtccatggggttgcaaagagtcagacatgactgagcaactgaactgaactgcatactATTTGAAGTGTAATTTTAGTAACTAAAATTACTAGTTAAAATATCTATTTCACCAATTTACACCTCTCCTCTCAACAATTAATGTTTAATATACCTCTGTACTTTGCCCCTTCAATTTACAAACAAAACAGTCCTCAAGtcataaagtttaaaatacattctctcatttaaaaaaaaataagtgaaactaCTCAAAACTTCAAAGTTTGTGTTCAGCATTTGAACTTTAGAACTTTTTGTATTCAGAttcctttaaaatgatttttatctttgcctCAATGATATTTAAAAGTTCCTGGCTGTATTTTACAATGGAGGAGTTAAAACTGGTATTTAATTGCCAGAGTATCCCTCTAACTCTTCTATCTCTCCTCTTTGTGtattcagaatgggaaaaaaatgttttaaatattgtgCTCCAGGGCAGGCAACCAATTGTGGAAGTTGTATGAATCCTTCAGAATGGATAATGCAGCTTTCCTGACTGGAATTGTTTTGCAGGTTATCATTCTCTTTATCATTAAGGCCTCTTCCATGCagatataataatttttttctgattaagttTGGCAAAATAATCCATGATTCAATGCTAGACTGTCATCTTAGACCACCTTTCTTGATTTTAACTTTACACTTGGATAACATTTCAAAAGACCTGTGAATAAGTATTTTTCCATTTAAGGCTACAAGGAATTCATTATTCATGtcattcttagttttttaaaatctagttAATGATCTCAACAAAACACTCTTAGTTTCCCTTCAAATTTCTAAGTTTTGTAAGCACCTCTTTTTGCTGATACCTATCTCTCAAAAGAGAAAACCATTTAAAAGTTTCTTATATTAACTGAAAATCTGAATACAGATATATTTCACCTATGATACCCATCTACTCAAGGCAAGGCTGAAGTTTGGAtctaaattatataaaaagttGTTCACTTCTTCAATTCCACTTAGGTAGATCAGAGAATGGATTCTGGAGCCATACTGTAGCAATTTGAATCCTAGCCTGCCACTTCAAATGGTGTGTGACTATGGGAAGGTTACTAAGTTTCTGTATCTTCGATTTCTATAAAATATGCCTAGTAAGAGTGCCCACATTACAGGGCTATTTGGGGGATAAAATGAgttaatgaatataaaatatttagaatactATCTCACATGTAGTAACACATAGATGTTAATATTACCTAGATTTCATTTGTGTTGAATtgacaaaagaaaccaaaagtaGCTAATTTGCAACACTATTTCTATGTCAACATGTAGGAATAAGTAAACAAAATCTAGTTTGAATTTTGTCCTGAACTCTTTAACTTGAATCGAACTAAAACTCTGCTACAATAGTATAAAACAATGTTTTGTTCAGGAAATTTGCTTTCCACTTATATctaaaagaatattatttttttctgtatgtttattttttcttttcacttcatgttgatatggacatgagtttgagcaaactttgggagatagtgaaggacagggaagcctggcatgctgtaggccatggggttgcgaagagttggacgtgacttagtgactgaagaacaacaacaatgttgatatatatatatttctctgatTTGCCTTAAATGTGGAAGAAAATTCTAAACTATATTAATagtgtaattattattattgctatatcTCTTACAATAGGAATTAACAGaactataaaaatgtaaatttagttGAGCAGTGCTTAGCACGTATTATACTCTCATCTCTAAGAATTCTGTTTTCAGTGTCAGACATGTTCATGACTGAATGCATGATGTGACAATAATCTTCTAATATAGGCAGAAACACAATGATTAGAGTGGATTAATTAATTTACCCAATTGACATTTACTGAATGACTACTATTGTCCAggtttctttcaaaaataatttttcctgaaGTTctcttggtagtccagtggtaagACTCAACGTTTCCACTGCATGAGGCATAGATTCaatccatggttggggaactaagatgctgcatgcatgtggtgtggccaaaaaatttatTTCCCTAATACTTTCTATCATAAGAACTTAAGATTACTGACAAAGAttactgcttttaaaataatgcattcaATGTGAATTGTAATTTATGAACTTAGttaaattataagatatttaagGAGGAGAAATCCCAAATAAATGGTACTCCATTCTATATACTAATAGTAAATAGTAAACTGGTTAACTGTGTCTCAGTTAACTTACTGTATCAGAGAAATCAGGATGGTTGCACACTGTGCTGAAATCCATTTTATAAACAAGTCTTTCCTCTTCACCATGTATGAGTAGACAAAGCTTGAGGCACCCTTTGTTCACAGATTAAAATGTTTCAAATCATAGCTCCCTGTCTTCTGCAAATTGGGTAGTCAAAGAATATGATATCTAGGAAACAAAGGGTCAGTGTGGTGAGAAGTAAACTCATAAATTATAGATATCTATTGAGCTAAATCATCTTAAAgcctttttcttaataaaattctattattttcactTACTCAATTTTGGCTTGATATTATCCTAATAGTCACGCAGAATAATCAAGTCTTATCATCCTCTGAATTTCTGTTTATCTATAaaaatcctttcattttctttatgcatCTAAGAATCTGTTTCTAATACTATCTGACCTCCCTAATATTTTAATGTGGGTTCACATTGTAAAAGGGCTTATAATAAGGCAAGATGCCACTTTATTCAACTGTATTATCATTTGCACACCAGTGTAAAAACATAGAACCTTTCCTTTGAAAAAGTCTCCCTGAGACCAGGTGGTACAGAGCACTTTAACAAACTTTCTGCATCATCATAAATTTCTCACatacttggaaataaacagatatAACTATTATGGACTGTAATTTTATAAGAGTTTATCTCCCCTGGTTAGATTATGGCAAAGGGTAAATGGAGTTCTTTAAGTTCTACTGTAAAGGGTATGGGCAGATGGAGATAGTCCCTGGCTTTGTGCTCACAATTATTATAGCTCACACAATGTAATGGAATAACGTATACATTAAGTCATTTAATGGAATAATACTTGAAAAAGTCCTTTACACTTTTTGAAATGGCTTAATTTGAACACTTCCAAAATAGGCTGAGTTAAGAATGTTAGTTTATCGATCGGGACGCAGGGTGGCGCTGCCGGCTAAGATTGTGAATAAACAGCCCTAGAACGCTCACGTATTCCTTTGCTGCAAGACGGAAACACCACCACAAGTAAGCTCTGCCAGCAGTACTGGGTTACCAACGAATTTGGGCAGCGATATTCTAAACGAATTTAAGATTACAAGTGACTCTGTGAGGATTCTACCAAGCAAGAAAATTTAACACCTCTGGTCTTCTTCTGGTTGCTGAAGGGGGACTGGATGTAAGCACCCTGGCTCCAACATGGAGACGCTAGAGAGAATTCAACCCAACAGGCAAGTGACAACCTTTATTTTGATGGTAATCTTGTCTCAGGCTAACCCTGCGCCTATTCGTTATTCTGTTCTGGAAGAAACAGAGAGCGGCTCCTTTATAGCCCATTTAACCAAGGACCTGGGCCTGGAAATTGGGGAGCTGAAGGCACGGTCGGCTCGGGTGGTTTGTGACGATGACAAGCAGCGCTTGCTGCTGGATCGTCAGACTGGAGATTTGCTTTTGAGGGAGAAACTAGACCGGGAAGACATATGTGGCTCCGATGAACCCTGTGTGCTGCATTTCCAAGTGTTCCTGGAAACTCCAGTGCAATTTTTTGAAGGAGAATTATTAATACAGGACATAAATGACCACTCCCCAGTATTCCCAAATAGGGAAATGCTTTTGAAAATACCGGAAAACAGCCAGCCAGGGACTGTATTTCCGTTGAAATTAGCTCAGGATTTGGACGTGGGTAGCAACGGTCTTCAAAAATACACCATCAACGCCAATTCTCATTTTCACGTTCTCACTCGAAATCATAGTGATGGCAAGAAATATCCAGATTTGGTGCAGGACAAAGTGCTGGATCGAGAGGAGCAGTCAGAGTTCAGCTTAACCCTAATGGCGCTGGATGGTGGGTCTCCACCTAGGTCCGGCACCAGCATGGTGCGAATCCTGATCATGGACGTCAATGACAATGCTCCCGAGTTTGTGCACACTCCATATGAGGTGCAGGTTTTGGAAAACAGCCCTCTAGACTCCCTAATACTTACAGTTTTAGCTAGGGATGTAGATGCTGGAAACTTTGGGACTGTTTCCTATAGCTTGTTCCAAGCCTCAGAGGAAATTAAACAAACTTTCTCAATAAATGAAGTCACAGGAGAAATCCGACTGACAAAGAAATTGGATTTTGAACAAATCAAATCTTACCACGTGGAAACTGAGGCTACAGATGGAGGAGGCCTTTCCGGGAAAGGCACTGTAGTAATAGAGGTGGTAGATGTGAATGACAATGCCCCTGAACTTACCATATCTTCACTCATCAGCTCCATCCCAGAAAATGCCCCGGAGACCGTGGTCTCTATCTTCCGAATTCGAGATAGAGACTCCGGAGACAATGGAAAGATGATTTGCTCCATTCCAGACAATCTGCCATTCATTTTAAAACCGACTTTCAAGAATTTCTACACCCTGGTAACTGACAGCCCTCTTGACAGAGAAAGTCAAGCCGAGTACATTATCACTATCACGGTCACTGACATGGGAACCCCAAGACTGAAAACCGAGCACAACATAACCATGCTGGTGTCCGACGTCAACGACAACGCCCCCGCCTTCACCCAGACCTCCTACACCCTGTGGGTCCGCGAGAACAACAGCCCCGCCCTGCACATCGGCAGCGTCAGCGCCACAGACACAGACGCGGGCGCTAATGCCCAGGTCACCTACTCGCTGCTGCCGCCCCCCGACCCGCTCGTGCCCCTCGCCTCCCTCGTGTCCATCAACCCCGACAACGGCCACCTCTTCGCCCTCACGTCCCTGGACTACGAGGCCCTAAGAGCCTTCGAGTTCCACGTGGGCGCCACCGACCGCGGCTCGCCCGCGCTCAGCAGCCAGGCGCTGGTGCGCGTGCTCGTGGCAGACACCAACGACAACGCGCCCTTCGTGCTCTACCCGCTGCAGAACGCCTCGGCGCCCTGCACCGAGCTGGTGCCCAGGGCGGCCGAGCCGGGCTACCTGGTGACCAAGGTGGTGGCGGTGGACGGCGACGCGGGCCAGAACGCCTGGCTGTCGTACCAGCTGCTCAAGGCCACGGAGCCCGGGCTGTTCGGCGTGTGGGCGCACAACGGCGAGGTGCGCACGGCGCGGCTGCTGAGCGAGCGCGACGCGCCCAAGCAGCGGCTGGTGGTGCTGGTCAAGGACAACGGCGAGCCGCCGCTGTCGGCCAGCGTCACGCTGCACGTGCTGCTGGTGGACGGCTTCTCGCAGCCCTACCTGCCGGCCCCGGAAGCGGAAGCGGCGGCCGCGGCGCCGGCCGACCCGCTCACCGTCTACCTGGTGGTGGCCTTGGCGTCGGTGTCGTCGCTCTTCCTCTTCTCGGTGCTGGTGTTCGTGGCGGTGCGGCTGtgcaggaggggcggggcggccTCGGCGGGTCGCTGCCCGGTGGCCGAGGGCCACTTCCCGGGCCACCTGGTGGACGTCAGCGGCACGGGGACCCTGTCCAAGAGCTACCAGTACGAGGTGTGTCTGACGGGAGACCACAGAACTGGTGAGTTCAAATTCCTGAAGCCGATATTCCCTAACCTTTTGGTTCAGGACAACgagagagaaatcaaggaaagcCCCAACAGTAGAAATAGCTTTGTATTCAGTTAAATGCCATATTTGGTTAAGTGAGGCTCTCAATTTTGTTAAGCCTAAGTCACATTgcaatatttttctcttaagaGATTGTACTGTTACataaatttgtatatatatcTCTATTCCAAAAGTTATGCATGTCTCTACtaaattttccttttatagtATTCATTGGATTTAGCATTTTTAGTTACAGTTGATATTATTTCTCCATATTTTACCTTCTCGGTGATTAATGTTCCCATAACTATAAATTACTCAAGCTGTAAAgaaattctattaatatttaaatcaacctcttttaatgtctttttaaGGAAATACTTTAAAGCTTTTACATAATCTTGCATTTCtgtatgttttggtttctttacTTATATTTGCAAGGGCAGAGTGTTAGAAATTCTTTGTAGCTACCTAGAGCTTTCCTGTTCACCATTCATTCTACAAGGCTGTACCCCACTAAATAGCCATGAGCATATAACTTAGCATACTTATTTCTCATAAGTTGCACCTAAACATGcactttattaaattattaatacaCTACAATTGTGACCCTATCCCATTCTGAGTACCATATATGCTAGGGATTATTTGTTTCCTACTTACCTAGCACACTGTAATTGCTTCAGGAATaccaatattaaaataaaaacattattatttataaataagagaaaatcttATATAATTTGGTATCAAATTCACTTcactaaaataaaactaattcaCTGCTTGATAACATACTTAAAAACCTTAGAACTTTAAGTAAATCCTAAATCCTTTAGAGGGACTCAAGAGGTAGAGGGCATCATATATTTTCCTGTCCTTCTTTTGCTCTATTAATAGAAGTTCAAATGTAAGTACAAAGTATGTGTTTTTCTTGGCTTTCAGTTCTTCCACATCCTTCAAAAAAGGGAGAGTTTCTCTTGAGTTTTGTTGATTATGTTCTAGTCTGATTACTCTATTTTGTAAACTTGAGCAGCTTTTATCAACAAAATGatgatgtatttttgatgtcCAAATGACCTTGTTTTGTCTTTCAATGTAGCTTTTGTATATTTTGCGTAAATTTACTTTTTCAATTATGCTAACTTTCAATAAGAAgcattgttttttcctttaagacaataagaatagaaatagaaattaagaaataaacttATCtgaattataattgttttatGTCATGTTCATTAGGCCAATTAAGATGACTTGTGATTTCTAACTAAATTTATATAGCTATAAGAACAGTTATTGATCTTTTGGCACAATATGAGTAATTAGAGTTTGCTTTATAacctaagtatttatttttaaatctcaagTGTCATCCTACTGGAACTTAATTATTTTGTGTTTCCctgaattacatttttaaaaatataataaaaaagaaaaattattcaagTTATTATTGAAACATAGCTTTTAGCTTTCATCCAATCTGAGACTTGAAATTAGAAAGTGataaaaatatgaacagaatTAAACACAAATATATGACATTTAGTAGCCAGCTTTAATGAGTTCACCATTTTCTGTtagatatttaaatgaaatagttTTATGGATGATGACAAGAAATATGATTGAAGTTTTCAGCAATATGTTTCAACATTATGAAAGTATAACTTCATGTTTTTGTGTATGCCAGGAAAGCCCAACTTGTATAATCACCCAAAGGAGACTGGCCAAATAAACACTCAGAACCCACATTTATGAATTTATATGAGTAAATTTATGAATTACTTTGTGTATTACCTTATAAATTGCTGTGTGTATTCATAAAGCATAGATCATTCCTTACCAGTTGGGGATCACTATCAGACTCTAGTATAGAAcaggttaacattttaaaattcagtgattATAATTTAATAGTAAATATAATCCAGATAATTTCCACAAAATGAATACCTTATGGAAAATTGGacaattcttttctgcaaaacaaaaatagagaatGGAGGCCAAATAACTGGATAATACCCATTTCAATCACAGTTTCTCAAGTACTTCTATTATATTGACATTTTTTACAATTCCTTTGTTGTTTTTAGGTACAGATATAGTGAGTTTAGTACATGCTGTTTTAGGGGCAGACATTTTACTGAAGGCAATATAAGCCACATCACTTTAAGACCTTATATTTCTTACtggatttccctagtggctcagcagtaaagaacccacctgccaatgcaggagatgagggtttgatccctgggtccagagataccctggaaaaggaaatggcaacccactccagtattcttgcctgagaaatcccatagacagaggagcctggtgggctacagtccatggggtagcaaaagagtggaacacaacttaACGAATAAACAACATTCTTactattaaaattacaaaatatagattttaaataGTCCTATTTGGTAGAATTCTGTTTTCAGATAAGATGGATTATTTAAACCTGCTTTAAATTCAGAAATTTTCAGTTTGAAGCAACAGACAGCAGATGATATATAAAGAACTGAAGGGGCTAAGATTCCTGAAAAGGAAAATCCTTGGAGCTGTGAACTGACTCCAATAGTCAATTTGCCCTAAAGAAGTTTGCAAAGTCTAAGGAAAGGCCAGGGATAGAGTAACTTCAACAGTCTTTGGGAAACTGGAGAATTCAAGTTCATGGCCAGTTCTCCCCCTCATGATATTTGTCAAATTATGGGACATTCCAGGAAAGAAGACCAAAATATTAAGTGGAAAATTACTGAAAAGCCAAGTGAAGTTTTAATAGTCTTAATATATGAGATCAGAATTTGTGATCTGCCATCTGAGAGACTGTGGAGAATACACTGAGTTCCGAACTGAAAATTCTGGAGGGCCAGGTACTTATTAGGACTGGAAAGAATCTTGACTAAGCACAGTGCCTGTTTTGAATTAAGGCAATTTGATTAGACATGTTTCTATCAATCTAAAGGGGAttcccagtggcactagtggtaaagagcccacctgccagtgcaggagacttaagagactctggttcagtccctgggttgggaagatcccctggaggaggatatagcaacccactccagaattcttgcctggagaatcccatggacagaggagcctggcgggctacagtccagagggtctcagagtcagatacGGCTGAAGCTACTCAGCACACACTGTCAAGCTAACAAAGGAAAAGATGGACTCTTTCTGGAAAAATATAATATCATCAGAACCCTGGAGGAGAGCTT
It includes:
- the LOC104968820 gene encoding protocadherin beta-4-like, producing METLERIQPNRQVTTFILMVILSQANPAPIRYSVLEETESGSFIAHLTKDLGLEIGELKARSARVVCDDDKQRLLLDRQTGDLLLREKLDREDICGSDEPCVLHFQVFLETPVQFFEGELLIQDINDHSPVFPNREMLLKIPENSQPGTVFPLKLAQDLDVGSNGLQKYTINANSHFHVLTRNHSDGKKYPDLVQDKVLDREEQSEFSLTLMALDGGSPPRSGTSMVRILIMDVNDNAPEFVHTPYEVQVLENSPLDSLILTVLARDVDAGNFGTVSYSLFQASEEIKQTFSINEVTGEIRLTKKLDFEQIKSYHVETEATDGGGLSGKGTVVIEVVDVNDNAPELTISSLISSIPENAPETVVSIFRIRDRDSGDNGKMICSIPDNLPFILKPTFKNFYTLVTDSPLDRESQAEYIITITVTDMGTPRLKTEHNITMLVSDVNDNAPAFTQTSYTLWVRENNSPALHIGSVSATDTDAGANAQVTYSLLPPPDPLVPLASLVSINPDNGHLFALTSLDYEALRAFEFHVGATDRGSPALSSQALVRVLVADTNDNAPFVLYPLQNASAPCTELVPRAAEPGYLVTKVVAVDGDAGQNAWLSYQLLKATEPGLFGVWAHNGEVRTARLLSERDAPKQRLVVLVKDNGEPPLSASVTLHVLLVDGFSQPYLPAPEAEAAAAAPADPLTVYLVVALASVSSLFLFSVLVFVAVRLCRRGGAASAGRCPVAEGHFPGHLVDVSGTGTLSKSYQYEVCLTGDHRTECPWDN